The proteins below are encoded in one region of Gaiella occulta:
- a CDS encoding hydantoinase/oxoprolinase family protein encodes MRVVGVDIGGTFTDFMLYDMESGDVRVHKVPSTPDEPERAMVLGLAELCAEAGLTAADVTGVFHGTTVATNAILEHDGSVAGMITTRGFRDVVHIGRHQRPLHYSVMQDIPWQTLPFVRRRHRKVVSERVVPPNGEVLVPLAEDEVRTAARELRDDGVEAVAVCFLFSYLNPDHERRAAAIVREEMPDAFVTTSADIFPQFREFERFTTATMSAFVGPRTGTYLHRLGTALEAEGVTGELHVMMSSGGVASVRTAAERPVTLLLSGPAAGILGGQWAAALAGRRRLITFDMGGTSADIGIVTEDGVSEASARDTWVGGYPLLVPMLDVHTIGAGGGSIAYVDEGGAFRVGPRSARAIPGPACYGHGGREPTISDAHVVLGRIDPERFLGGRMKLDREAAVTVVKKLSERLGLGLLETAEGILTIANSNMARAIRSRTIEKGHDPREFALVAFGGAGPLHAADVADLLEIPEVLVPPHPGITSAGGLLTSDLKYDQMRTVFQLQGSVDVGRLNRELDGLAAELRGWLERDGVSGRDVEVIRALDCRYVGQGYELRVTLQEGPFSEAALEQFHVLHEREYGSAYHDPIEIVNARVTAVGRRPSLDSVPVTNGRLDAALVATSESVFRVGGTLQALVTRFYDRGLLPLDESFTGPAVIFHLDTTTVVPPGWNAQADASGNLILTKVSAS; translated from the coding sequence ATGCGCGTTGTCGGTGTTGACATCGGTGGCACGTTCACGGACTTCATGCTGTACGACATGGAGTCCGGTGATGTCCGCGTCCACAAGGTGCCCTCCACGCCCGATGAACCGGAGCGCGCGATGGTTCTGGGCCTTGCCGAGCTCTGCGCCGAAGCGGGTCTCACTGCGGCCGACGTGACCGGAGTCTTCCACGGCACGACGGTGGCAACGAACGCCATCCTCGAGCACGACGGATCCGTCGCCGGAATGATCACGACCCGCGGCTTCCGCGACGTCGTCCACATCGGTCGCCACCAGCGTCCGCTCCACTACTCGGTGATGCAAGACATCCCGTGGCAGACGCTGCCGTTCGTGCGGCGCCGCCACCGAAAGGTCGTCAGTGAGCGGGTCGTCCCCCCAAACGGGGAGGTGTTGGTGCCGCTCGCCGAGGACGAGGTCCGGACCGCAGCACGAGAACTGCGCGACGACGGCGTCGAGGCGGTCGCGGTCTGCTTCCTCTTCTCCTACCTCAATCCGGATCACGAACGCCGCGCCGCCGCGATCGTCAGGGAGGAAATGCCAGATGCGTTCGTTACGACAAGCGCCGACATCTTCCCGCAGTTCCGTGAGTTCGAACGCTTCACGACCGCAACCATGAGCGCCTTTGTCGGCCCCAGGACCGGCACGTACCTCCACCGGCTGGGAACGGCACTCGAGGCCGAAGGCGTGACGGGCGAGCTTCACGTGATGATGTCGAGCGGAGGCGTTGCGAGCGTGCGCACCGCGGCCGAACGGCCGGTGACACTTCTCCTGTCCGGCCCTGCTGCTGGGATCCTCGGCGGCCAGTGGGCGGCCGCACTCGCCGGACGACGGAGGCTGATCACCTTCGATATGGGCGGAACGTCGGCCGATATCGGCATCGTCACCGAGGACGGTGTCAGCGAAGCCTCGGCCCGTGACACCTGGGTTGGCGGCTATCCGCTGCTCGTGCCGATGCTCGACGTGCATACGATCGGTGCCGGCGGCGGCTCGATCGCCTACGTCGATGAGGGCGGCGCCTTCCGCGTCGGCCCACGAAGCGCCCGTGCGATCCCGGGGCCTGCCTGCTACGGCCACGGCGGCCGGGAGCCGACGATCAGCGACGCGCACGTCGTGCTCGGCCGCATCGATCCCGAGCGCTTCCTGGGAGGCCGGATGAAGCTCGACCGCGAGGCCGCGGTCACCGTCGTCAAGAAGCTCTCCGAGCGACTCGGCCTCGGCCTCCTCGAGACAGCAGAAGGCATTCTCACGATTGCCAACTCGAACATGGCACGCGCGATCCGCTCGCGCACGATCGAGAAGGGCCACGATCCCCGGGAGTTCGCACTCGTTGCCTTCGGCGGGGCCGGCCCGTTGCACGCCGCCGACGTCGCCGATCTGCTCGAGATTCCCGAGGTGCTCGTGCCGCCGCACCCGGGCATCACCTCAGCGGGCGGCCTGCTGACGAGCGACCTCAAGTACGACCAGATGCGGACCGTATTCCAACTGCAGGGAAGCGTCGACGTCGGCCGGTTGAACCGCGAGCTCGACGGACTCGCAGCGGAGCTCCGCGGCTGGCTTGAGCGCGACGGCGTGTCCGGCCGGGACGTCGAGGTGATCCGCGCGCTCGACTGCCGCTACGTGGGCCAGGGCTACGAGCTCCGCGTGACGCTTCAAGAGGGCCCGTTCTCCGAGGCGGCCCTGGAGCAGTTCCACGTCCTGCACGAGCGCGAGTACGGGAGCGCCTACCACGACCCAATCGAGATTGTCAACGCCCGCGTCACCGCGGTCGGCCGCAGGCCAAGCCTCGATTCGGTCCCCGTGACTAACGGCAGACTCGACGCCGCACTCGTGGCGACGAGCGAGAGCGTCTTCCGCGTCGGCGGCACCTTGCAGGCTCTGGTGACCCGCTTCTACGACCGCGGCTTGCTGCCGCTCGACGAGTCGTTCACGGGGCCCGCAGTCATCTTCCACCTCGACACGACGACCGTCGTCCCCCCCGGGTGGAACGCCCAGGCCGACGCGTCCGGAAACCTGATCCTGACGAAGGTGAGCGCCTCATGA
- a CDS encoding hydantoinase B/oxoprolinase family protein: MTPVQTRVDPVTAAVIAGALDSIAVEMGHKLARMAYSSIIRESEDFGCVLCDADGRQLCESTQSTPLQSGPIPGYIAGINRRFAELSHQWRPGDVVIHNHSYYGASHQPDVGFVVPVFYEGELVGFSATTAHHLDLGALTPGSCGIVDATDAYAEGLQFNAIKIEEESRKNDFIWQILRDNCRAPHLVVGDMEAQIAACKIGAGRFVELIDRYGLETVRNASEDLMDYSDRILRHEIEQLPDGTYEAEGYLDGFVDHPDPAYKNLKVKVAVTVEGSEITVDLTGTAPQVDLPINMPFVGTVDIAIWVTLRSILLDAWTHGPVPTNSGLFRAISIVAPEGCIANPTFPAPTIARFCGGNIVADTLMRALAPVLPERVGAGVGNLKVVAYSGFSGGRHWVYMDIQEGSYGGRFGKDGLDAVDTLYANTRNNPIEDIESHFPLRVTQYELLEDRGGPGRWRGGLGTTREIEFLDDAGYSLEGDGSVTAPPGLFGGAEGTPGAVILNRGTDRELELPSKFPYRKAAAGDRLCLISPCGGGYGDPLERDREAVQEDLIDGYVSRTSARTHYGLEGNE; this comes from the coding sequence ATGACTCCCGTTCAGACAAGAGTCGACCCGGTCACCGCGGCCGTCATCGCCGGCGCACTCGACTCGATCGCGGTCGAGATGGGCCACAAGCTCGCCCGCATGGCTTACTCCTCGATCATCCGCGAGTCGGAGGACTTCGGCTGCGTTCTGTGCGACGCCGACGGCCGCCAGCTCTGCGAGTCGACGCAGTCAACGCCGCTACAGTCGGGACCGATCCCGGGCTACATCGCCGGCATCAACCGCCGCTTCGCCGAGCTGAGTCACCAATGGCGACCCGGCGACGTCGTCATCCACAACCACTCCTACTACGGCGCCTCGCACCAGCCTGACGTCGGATTCGTCGTCCCGGTCTTCTACGAAGGCGAGCTCGTCGGCTTTTCGGCGACCACGGCGCACCACCTCGACCTCGGCGCGCTGACGCCGGGGAGCTGCGGCATCGTCGACGCGACCGATGCGTACGCCGAGGGGCTCCAGTTCAACGCGATCAAGATCGAGGAGGAAAGCCGCAAGAACGACTTCATCTGGCAGATCCTCCGCGACAACTGCCGGGCGCCCCACCTCGTCGTCGGCGACATGGAGGCGCAGATCGCGGCCTGCAAGATCGGCGCTGGCCGCTTCGTCGAGCTGATCGACCGCTACGGGTTGGAGACCGTCAGGAACGCGAGCGAGGACCTGATGGACTACTCCGACCGGATTCTGCGGCACGAGATCGAGCAGCTCCCGGACGGCACCTACGAGGCGGAGGGGTACCTCGACGGGTTCGTCGACCACCCCGACCCGGCGTACAAGAACCTGAAGGTCAAGGTCGCCGTCACCGTCGAGGGGTCGGAGATCACCGTCGACCTGACGGGGACGGCACCCCAGGTCGACCTGCCGATCAATATGCCCTTCGTCGGCACCGTCGACATCGCGATCTGGGTCACGCTGCGCTCGATCCTGCTCGACGCCTGGACGCATGGCCCGGTACCGACGAACTCGGGGCTCTTCCGCGCGATCTCGATCGTCGCACCCGAGGGCTGCATCGCCAACCCGACCTTCCCGGCCCCGACGATCGCCCGCTTCTGCGGCGGCAACATCGTCGCCGACACGCTCATGCGCGCCCTCGCGCCGGTCCTGCCTGAGCGCGTCGGCGCAGGTGTCGGCAACCTCAAGGTGGTCGCCTACTCGGGCTTTAGCGGCGGCCGGCACTGGGTGTACATGGACATCCAGGAGGGGAGCTACGGCGGGCGCTTCGGCAAGGACGGCCTCGACGCCGTGGACACGCTGTACGCGAACACACGCAACAACCCGATCGAGGACATCGAGTCGCACTTCCCGCTGCGCGTCACGCAGTACGAGCTGCTCGAGGACCGAGGCGGCCCGGGCCGGTGGCGGGGCGGGCTCGGAACCACGCGTGAGATCGAATTCCTCGACGACGCCGGTTACTCGCTCGAGGGCGACGGATCGGTCACGGCGCCGCCAGGCCTCTTCGGCGGGGCGGAGGGGACGCCGGGCGCGGTCATACTCAACCGGGGTACCGACCGCGAGCTGGAGCTGCCGTCCAAGTTCCCCTACCGAAAGGCAGCCGCCGGTGACCGGCTCTGCCTGATCTCGCCGTGCGGCGGCGGCTACGGCGACCCGCTGGAACGGGACCGCGAGGCGGTCCAGGAAGATCTGATCGATGGATACGTGAGCCGGACATCGGCTCGAACGCACTACGGACTGGAGGGCAACGAATGA
- a CDS encoding DUF4242 domain-containing protein, whose amino-acid sequence MHTYVILRRSGWASPEELQAAAARSSRVGDDEMSDDIRWVRSYVMKEPDGTLGTVCVYQASSPEAIREHASRAMLPVDEIVEVGDTVVVRPDPAAVAS is encoded by the coding sequence ATGCACACCTACGTGATCCTGCGGCGCAGCGGCTGGGCCTCGCCCGAGGAGCTGCAAGCGGCCGCCGCCCGGTCGTCGAGGGTCGGTGACGACGAGATGAGCGACGACATCCGCTGGGTCCGCTCCTACGTGATGAAGGAGCCCGACGGCACGCTCGGCACCGTCTGCGTCTACCAGGCATCGAGCCCGGAGGCGATCCGTGAGCACGCCTCGCGGGCGATGCTCCCCGTCGACGAGATCGTCGAGGTCGGCGACACCGTGGTCGTCCGCCCCGACCCGGCCGCCGTCGCGTCCTGA
- a CDS encoding FadR/GntR family transcriptional regulator, with amino-acid sequence MTDPATEGKADQRRATPADDGLYGLKQSSRTAAQPADRHLSRFRPIRLKTASDEVVAVLADAIRGGLYQTGDLLPAERDLAQKLGVSRTVVREAIASLRRADVVSVRRGVGGGTVIQSVANLPAVLAGLHTESRDSLRSLLEARRSVEPAAALLAAKRASVEEFAGLERLVALLEDHLVAPEAFFELDAHFHVAIGELSKNSVVAEFQRETFNRISVIRAEYPVGRVDRERAVANQQDTMAALKSRRRARIIASLDNHLGAVEEYFLGERLRFLW; translated from the coding sequence ATGACGGATCCAGCGACGGAGGGAAAGGCCGACCAGCGCCGTGCGACACCCGCTGACGATGGGCTCTATGGACTGAAGCAGTCGTCTCGCACAGCGGCGCAGCCGGCTGATCGTCACCTGAGCCGGTTTCGGCCGATTCGGTTGAAGACGGCATCCGACGAGGTAGTGGCGGTGCTCGCGGATGCCATCCGCGGAGGGCTCTACCAGACGGGTGACCTCCTTCCGGCCGAGCGAGATCTCGCGCAGAAGCTCGGAGTGAGCCGTACGGTCGTCCGCGAAGCCATCGCGAGCCTGCGGCGCGCGGATGTCGTGTCGGTGCGGCGCGGGGTCGGGGGGGGTACGGTGATTCAATCCGTTGCGAATCTCCCGGCCGTGCTCGCGGGACTCCACACCGAATCGCGCGACAGTCTTCGATCGCTTCTCGAGGCACGTCGATCGGTCGAGCCCGCGGCGGCGCTACTCGCGGCCAAGAGGGCATCCGTTGAGGAGTTCGCGGGGCTGGAACGGCTCGTCGCGCTTCTCGAGGACCACCTCGTTGCGCCGGAGGCGTTCTTCGAGCTCGATGCACATTTCCACGTCGCGATCGGCGAGCTCTCGAAGAACTCCGTGGTTGCCGAGTTTCAGCGCGAGACGTTCAACCGAATCTCCGTGATCCGGGCCGAGTACCCCGTCGGGCGGGTCGATCGCGAGCGCGCGGTCGCCAACCAGCAGGATACGATGGCGGCGCTGAAGAGTCGGCGTCGGGCCCGGATCATCGCATCGCTCGACAACCACCTAGGTGCCGTCGAGGAGTACTTCCTGGGTGAGCGGTTGCGTTTCCTCTGGTGA
- a CDS encoding sugar ABC transporter substrate-binding protein: protein MKQRGSILAAAIAAAAVAIATGVAAPTASWTGAQANLNKHKAVPTFVAPGPAFNAKARAGGKTIFIIPASSQIPFVSTIANHIKRIAGPVGVKVTIWQNQGQPSQWVQGMNAAIAQRASAIVLLAGNDPAGLQPQIKAAKAKGIPTIVAHLYDDNQPAAPNVGGLVNIPYKIAGRLIADQAIADTKGKANAIVVTINQVKSTLPMVAGIREEFRKYCSGCKLKFTDVTIADVATKIQPNVQAALTGDPGINYVIALYDSAEVPFAAAAIRAAGRTGRVKVSTFNGTPEILKMVKQGDIVTMNVGENLEWIGYAIADQSMRIMGGLEPVKNARVPVRVFDKTNIAQAGPNFTSGWGNSYVSGYRKLWGLR, encoded by the coding sequence ATGAAGCAACGGGGCTCGATTCTCGCCGCCGCGATCGCGGCGGCGGCGGTGGCGATCGCCACCGGTGTGGCGGCGCCCACGGCGTCCTGGACGGGGGCGCAGGCGAACCTCAACAAGCACAAGGCGGTGCCGACGTTCGTCGCGCCGGGCCCTGCCTTCAACGCGAAGGCGAGGGCGGGCGGCAAGACGATCTTCATCATCCCGGCGTCGAGCCAGATCCCCTTCGTCTCGACGATCGCGAACCACATCAAGCGCATCGCCGGCCCGGTCGGCGTGAAGGTGACGATCTGGCAGAACCAGGGCCAGCCCTCGCAGTGGGTGCAGGGAATGAACGCTGCGATCGCACAGCGGGCGAGCGCGATCGTGCTGCTCGCCGGCAACGACCCGGCCGGGCTCCAGCCCCAGATCAAGGCGGCGAAGGCGAAGGGGATCCCGACGATCGTCGCGCACCTCTACGACGACAACCAGCCGGCCGCGCCCAACGTCGGCGGCCTCGTCAACATCCCCTACAAGATCGCCGGCCGGCTGATCGCAGACCAGGCGATCGCGGACACGAAGGGCAAGGCCAACGCGATCGTCGTGACGATCAACCAGGTGAAGTCGACGCTGCCGATGGTGGCCGGCATCCGCGAGGAGTTCCGCAAGTACTGCTCCGGCTGCAAGTTGAAGTTCACCGACGTGACGATCGCCGACGTCGCGACGAAGATCCAGCCGAACGTCCAGGCGGCCCTGACGGGCGACCCGGGGATCAACTACGTGATCGCCCTCTACGACAGCGCAGAGGTGCCGTTCGCGGCCGCGGCGATCCGCGCCGCGGGCCGAACCGGCCGGGTGAAGGTCTCGACGTTCAACGGGACGCCCGAGATCCTCAAGATGGTCAAGCAAGGCGACATCGTCACGATGAACGTCGGCGAGAACCTCGAGTGGATCGGCTACGCGATCGCCGACCAGTCGATGCGAATCATGGGCGGCCTCGAGCCCGTGAAGAACGCCCGCGTGCCGGTGCGCGTCTTCGACAAGACGAACATCGCGCAGGCCGGCCCGAACTTCACGTCGGGCTGGGGCAACTCGTACGTCAGCGGCTACCGCAAGCTCTGGGGCCTGCGGTAG
- a CDS encoding sugar ABC transporter ATP-binding protein, whose protein sequence is MEEEVAPPRLELRNLSKSFGGTQALCGVGLSLLPGEVHGLLGENGSGKSTLIKVLAGFHDPDEGELLIDGEPVRLPLAPGQFRELGLSFVHQDLGLIESLSVLENLRVAELASSRSRFGISWRRERRRARETFERYGLRIDPTASVAELKPVERALLAIVRAIEEIRSVGAGQGVLVLDEPTVFLPREGIEVLFSLVRDAATAGASILFVSHDLDEVREITDRVTVLRDGALVGTVGTRETSETTFVEMIIGCQLAKLGDVEHADMTERRVGVSVEGLSGSTVNDVSFQMHEGEIVGLTGLIGSGFEEVPYLLYGARPARAGRLVLRGDETDLTRLKPTAATRSGIALIPADRKTDGSVGSLPVVENLALTVLDRYFNGVSLELRRMRRETRSLMQEFDVRPNDPSLPYGALSGGNQQKALLAKWFQTEPRLLLLDEPTQGVDVGARQQIFGLIRTAVEERGMHVLCASSDYEQLSLLCDRVIVFGRGRIWRELVGDDVTKERIIEQSYAAMAAEVAGVVA, encoded by the coding sequence GTGGAGGAGGAGGTCGCACCTCCGCGGCTCGAGCTGCGCAACCTGTCGAAGAGCTTCGGCGGAACGCAGGCGCTTTGCGGAGTCGGCCTGAGCCTGCTCCCCGGGGAGGTCCACGGCCTCCTCGGGGAGAACGGCTCGGGCAAGTCGACGTTGATCAAAGTCCTGGCCGGCTTCCACGACCCGGACGAGGGGGAGCTGCTGATCGACGGCGAGCCGGTACGGCTGCCGCTCGCCCCTGGGCAGTTCCGCGAGCTTGGGCTCAGCTTCGTGCATCAGGATCTCGGGCTGATCGAGTCGCTCAGCGTGCTCGAGAACCTGCGCGTGGCTGAGCTCGCGTCGTCGCGCTCCCGCTTCGGGATCTCCTGGCGACGCGAGCGCAGGCGGGCGCGCGAGACGTTCGAGCGCTACGGCCTGCGGATCGACCCGACGGCGAGCGTCGCCGAGCTTAAGCCGGTCGAGCGGGCGCTGCTCGCGATCGTCCGTGCGATCGAGGAGATCCGCAGCGTCGGCGCCGGCCAGGGTGTGCTCGTGCTCGACGAGCCGACGGTCTTCCTGCCGCGAGAGGGGATCGAGGTGCTGTTCTCGCTCGTCCGCGACGCGGCGACGGCCGGCGCGAGCATCCTCTTCGTCTCGCACGACCTCGACGAGGTGCGCGAGATCACCGACCGCGTCACCGTCCTGCGCGACGGCGCGCTCGTCGGCACGGTCGGCACGCGCGAGACGAGCGAGACGACGTTCGTCGAGATGATCATCGGCTGCCAGCTCGCGAAGCTCGGCGACGTCGAGCATGCGGACATGACCGAGCGGCGGGTCGGTGTCTCGGTCGAGGGGCTGAGCGGCTCGACCGTCAACGACGTCTCCTTCCAGATGCACGAGGGTGAGATCGTCGGCCTGACCGGGCTGATCGGCTCCGGCTTCGAGGAAGTCCCGTACTTGCTCTACGGGGCGCGGCCGGCCCGGGCCGGCCGGCTCGTGCTCCGGGGCGACGAGACCGATCTCACGCGCCTGAAGCCGACCGCAGCGACGCGCTCCGGCATCGCGCTCATCCCCGCCGACCGGAAGACCGACGGCAGCGTCGGCTCACTCCCCGTGGTCGAGAACCTGGCGCTCACGGTGCTCGATCGCTACTTCAACGGCGTCTCGCTCGAGCTGCGCCGGATGCGGCGGGAAACCCGGTCGCTGATGCAGGAGTTCGACGTGCGGCCGAACGACCCGTCGCTGCCGTACGGCGCGCTCTCGGGCGGCAACCAGCAGAAGGCGCTGCTCGCGAAGTGGTTCCAGACCGAGCCGCGGCTCCTGTTGCTGGACGAGCCCACGCAGGGCGTCGACGTCGGAGCGCGCCAGCAGATCTTCGGGCTCATCCGCACCGCAGTCGAGGAGCGCGGCATGCACGTGCTGTGCGCGAGCAGCGACTACGAGCAGCTCTCGCTCCTCTGCGACCGCGTGATCGTCTTCGGCCGAGGCCGTATCTGGCGGGAGCTCGTGGGCGACGACGTGACGAAGGAACGGATCATCGAGCAGAGCTACGCCGCCATGGCCGCCGAGGTCGCGGGGGTGGTCGCATGA
- a CDS encoding M20 family metallo-hydrolase, with protein MRATTTDRSSEEPRGSVAASLDELAEIGRDINGGVTRIAWSPELFEAYAWVRDRLEALGIPVEIDAAGNLLARWEVGTGLPVLVGSHLDTVPTGGRFDGVLGVVAAVHAVELLKGEGFEPGRPLWIAAFMDEEGTRFNTALFGSRAFAGGDVRELGDRVDASGTTLREAMAAAGFDLERVGDARRVGRVGAYLELHVEQGRVLEAEGRDIGVVTSIVGLRGYRVRLLGEANHAGTTPMQLRRDAFVGAARIALELRDQARARKDVTTNVGKIAVAPGGANVVPGLADFTIDARAATPESMADVERLVRETVARVATEESLEFDLQQTFSLEPLELDPRLADAVEHAAIIEGARTMRMSSGAGHDAMVVGRHVPAAMFFVPSRGGISHSPDEFSDPSHVDLGMRVLATALRDFLRAE; from the coding sequence ATGAGAGCCACCACGACAGACAGGAGTAGCGAAGAGCCCCGCGGGTCTGTTGCTGCGAGTCTCGACGAGCTCGCGGAGATCGGGCGCGATATCAACGGAGGCGTCACCCGCATCGCCTGGTCTCCGGAGCTATTCGAGGCGTACGCCTGGGTTCGCGATCGGCTCGAAGCGCTCGGGATCCCCGTCGAGATCGACGCCGCCGGCAACCTCCTCGCACGCTGGGAGGTTGGCACCGGCCTCCCCGTTCTCGTCGGGTCGCATCTCGACACCGTCCCTACTGGCGGGCGCTTCGACGGCGTGCTTGGTGTCGTCGCGGCAGTCCATGCGGTCGAACTCCTCAAGGGTGAAGGGTTCGAACCCGGTCGGCCTCTCTGGATCGCGGCCTTCATGGACGAGGAAGGCACACGCTTCAATACGGCCCTCTTCGGCAGCCGGGCGTTCGCGGGCGGGGATGTGCGCGAGCTCGGTGACCGCGTGGATGCTTCCGGGACAACGCTGCGCGAGGCAATGGCCGCGGCTGGTTTCGATCTCGAACGCGTCGGCGACGCACGTCGGGTCGGGCGGGTGGGCGCATATCTCGAGCTGCACGTCGAGCAGGGCCGCGTGCTCGAGGCTGAGGGTCGCGACATCGGCGTCGTCACCTCGATCGTCGGTCTACGCGGCTACCGCGTACGGCTCCTCGGAGAAGCGAACCATGCCGGTACGACGCCGATGCAGCTGCGCCGCGACGCGTTCGTCGGCGCCGCTCGGATCGCCCTCGAGCTGCGCGATCAGGCGCGGGCACGGAAAGACGTCACGACGAACGTCGGCAAGATCGCCGTCGCACCCGGTGGCGCAAACGTCGTGCCAGGGCTCGCCGACTTCACGATCGACGCTCGCGCTGCGACGCCCGAGAGCATGGCGGACGTCGAGCGTCTCGTGCGGGAGACTGTGGCCCGCGTGGCGACAGAGGAGAGTCTGGAGTTCGATCTGCAGCAGACGTTCTCGCTCGAGCCCCTCGAGCTCGACCCACGGCTCGCCGACGCCGTCGAGCACGCGGCGATCATCGAAGGCGCCCGCACGATGCGGATGTCGAGTGGCGCGGGACATGACGCGATGGTCGTGGGACGGCACGTGCCTGCCGCAATGTTCTTCGTCCCGAGCAGAGGTGGCATCAGTCATTCCCCGGACGAGTTCAGCGACCCGTCTCACGTCGACCTGGGGATGCGCGTTCTCGCGACAGCACTCCGGGACTTCCTGCGAGCGGAGTAG
- a CDS encoding ABC transporter permease: MISTTESTEPANPAARERSRSRVADLMERYALLGAWGLVIVVFGVLRPETFLTTANFSTIFGSQAILVVLTLALLPPLTAGDYDLSVAATMGLSGMTLAILNVDHGWSIAMAIVAAVVVGLLVGLINGALVVLLGIDSLIVTLGTSTFIAGVILWISDSQTISGISQPLIDVVVVNRFLGIPLAFYYGIALGVIMFYVFEYMPVGRRLLFVGRGRNVARLSGIRVARLRWGAFIASGVISAFAGVLYTGTLGSADPTSSLSFLLPAFAAAFLGATTIMPGRFNPLGSIAAVYFLVTGITGLQLLGVQTFVQQLFYGSALVLAVALSQLARRRDAAGSG; the protein is encoded by the coding sequence ATGATCTCGACAACCGAGAGCACGGAGCCGGCGAACCCGGCGGCCCGGGAGCGCTCGCGATCGCGTGTCGCCGACCTGATGGAACGGTACGCGCTACTCGGCGCCTGGGGCCTCGTCATCGTCGTCTTCGGGGTCCTTCGGCCCGAAACGTTCCTGACGACCGCGAACTTCTCGACGATCTTCGGCTCGCAGGCAATTCTCGTCGTGCTGACGCTGGCCCTGCTGCCGCCACTGACCGCCGGTGACTACGACCTTTCCGTCGCGGCCACGATGGGGCTCTCCGGCATGACGCTCGCGATCCTGAACGTCGACCACGGTTGGTCGATCGCGATGGCCATCGTCGCTGCGGTCGTCGTCGGGCTCCTGGTCGGGTTGATCAACGGTGCGCTCGTCGTACTCCTCGGGATCGACTCGCTGATCGTCACGCTCGGAACGTCGACGTTCATCGCCGGCGTCATCCTCTGGATCAGCGACTCGCAGACGATCAGCGGCATCTCCCAACCCCTGATCGACGTCGTCGTCGTCAACCGCTTCCTCGGGATCCCGCTCGCGTTCTACTACGGGATCGCACTCGGGGTGATCATGTTCTACGTGTTCGAGTACATGCCGGTCGGCCGGCGGTTGCTGTTCGTCGGCCGCGGCCGCAACGTCGCGCGCCTCAGCGGCATCCGGGTCGCAAGGCTTCGCTGGGGTGCCTTCATCGCTTCGGGTGTGATCAGCGCGTTCGCAGGCGTGCTCTACACCGGCACGCTCGGGTCGGCCGACCCAACCTCTTCCTTGAGCTTCCTGTTGCCGGCCTTCGCGGCCGCGTTCCTCGGAGCGACGACGATCATGCCGGGTCGGTTCAATCCGCTGGGCTCGATCGCGGCCGTGTACTTCCTCGTCACCGGGATCACGGGTTTGCAGCTCCTCGGGGTGCAGACGTTCGTTCAGCAACTCTTCTACGGCAGTGCGCTTGTGCTCGCGGTAGCGCTCTCACAGCTCGCGAGAAGGCGCGATGCAGCCGGCTCCGGCTAG
- a CDS encoding inositol monophosphatase family protein, whose protein sequence is MSPDLTLALELADTADGISLGRFRARDLVVETKPDLTPVTEADRAVEEAIRTRLASERPGDGMLGEEFGVSGGGGRRWIVDPIDGTRNYSRGIPVWATLIALEEDGALRLGVVSAPALGRRWWAERGQGAFADGDPIHVSAVARVEDAVLSFALEQRPPALAQRCWHPRAYGDFWAHMLVAEGAVDGAIDAVGVTIWDLAAIQPIVEEAGGRFSDREGVARADGGTAVSSNGLLHRALLEAITPQR, encoded by the coding sequence ATGAGCCCCGACCTCACACTCGCGCTCGAGCTCGCCGACACGGCCGACGGTATCTCCCTCGGCCGCTTCCGCGCGCGCGACCTCGTCGTCGAGACCAAGCCCGACCTGACGCCGGTGACCGAGGCCGACCGCGCCGTGGAGGAGGCGATCCGTACGCGCCTCGCCTCGGAGCGCCCCGGCGACGGCATGCTCGGAGAGGAGTTCGGGGTCAGCGGCGGCGGCGGCAGACGCTGGATCGTCGACCCGATCGACGGCACGCGCAACTACTCGCGCGGGATCCCGGTGTGGGCGACGCTGATCGCGCTCGAGGAGGACGGAGCGCTCCGCCTCGGCGTCGTCTCCGCCCCTGCGCTGGGCCGGCGCTGGTGGGCCGAGCGCGGGCAGGGAGCGTTCGCCGACGGCGATCCGATCCACGTTTCGGCGGTGGCGCGCGTCGAGGACGCGGTCCTCAGCTTCGCGCTCGAGCAGCGGCCGCCGGCCCTCGCCCAGCGCTGCTGGCACCCGCGCGCCTACGGCGACTTCTGGGCGCACATGCTCGTCGCCGAGGGCGCCGTCGACGGGGCGATCGACGCCGTCGGCGTCACGATCTGGGATCTCGCCGCGATCCAGCCGATCGTCGAGGAGGCGGGCGGGCGCTTCAGCGACCGCGAGGGCGTGGCGCGGGCCGACGGCGGCACCGCGGTGTCGTCGAACGGACTGCTGCACCGCGCCCTGCTCGAAGCCATCACGCCTCAGCGATGA